Below is a genomic region from Eupeodes corollae chromosome 1, idEupCoro1.1, whole genome shotgun sequence.
AGAAGTTCTTACCGCAAACACGACCGAACTTGAATTCAAGCAAGTAATGGAAGGTCTTTGCAAGCAAACTAAAGGTTTCAAGGCAGAGTGCCTCAGCATTGTCGACCAATACTACGATCAAATTTACCACATGCTTGTTACTAACTTGGATGCAAACGGTGCATGTTTCCTGATTGGAGTCTGTCCCAAAGGAAGTGCAGGTGGGTTCTTAAGCCAGAAAAGCCTTATGCCCCTAATTCCATACATCGAACCAGCCAAAATCAATGTTAAAATCTCCAAAATTGATAAAAGCAACTACCCAGTTTACACCAAAGAAGAGGTCAATTCTATGCAGCTTCCAATTGAACTGACGGTACAAAAAATTCCAACCAACCAAGTACAAGGAAATGCCGAACTATGTACCATGTGTGAGTACTTTATGCACTTCCTCCAAGAGACCTTAGCTACACCAGCAACCGATGAGAAGATCAAAGACGCCGTTGTCCATTTATGTGATAGGTTCCCAACTTCGGTTCGTGGAAACTGTCACAACTTCGTGGAAATGTATGGAGATGCCGTGATTGCTTTAATGATTCAAGGATTTGATCCTCGTGAAATTTGTCCACGATTTGATTTGTGTCCCAAAAAATCAGAAACCAATCCCGCCCTCAGTACTCCGACACAACAACCACAGGTCGAAACTAACAAATCGACATGTCCATTGTGCCTTTTTGCAGTCCAACAAGCTCAAGAACTTATAAGGGACAACAAGTccaagcaaaatattaaaacagttTTGGACAACCTGTGCAGCCATTTATCCGGAAAGGTCAAGAATGAATGCGTGGACTTCGTTGAAACCTACTCAAACGAATTAGTTGACATGCTTATAACTGACTTCACGCCACAACAGATTTGCGTGTACATCAAACTTTGTACGTCAGATACTAAATCATTGGATTGGGCGAACATCAATATTGCCGACGAGGAACTGATTGATGATCTTTTTAGCAAAGAGGATTTATCTAGTGAAATTGAAGGCGAAAACACCTTCAGCCCGGAATGCCTTTTATGTGAAAAGGTTATATCTGAAGCTGAAAAGAAAATGGGTCCTGCCAAGACTAAAGATGAAATCGAAAAAGAGCTCTATAAAGCATGCGGCAAGTTGAAGAAGTTAGCCGATAAATGCCATAAGTACATAGATGAATATGGAGACAAAATAGCCGCGCTTATTTTAATGGAAATGACTCCTAAACAAATTTGCAAGGAACTTGGCTATTGCTCATGGAAAGATATGGCCTCCGAAGAGGTTCAAAACCAATCGAATACTAAAACCACCACTGACGATAGTAAAGTTGATCCTTCACAATGTGTATTTTGTGAGTTTGCAATAAAGAAACTGGAAGATCGTTTAAAGGACAAGAAGACCGAAGATGAAATTAAACACGAAGTGGAAAATATATGCAAGATAATGCCTAAAAGCTTGACTGCTAACTGTGATCAGTTTATCGAAAAGTACGGAGATCTCGTTATTGCCTTGCTGCAAACTGTTCCGCCAAAAGAAATTTGTCAACAATTAGAGTTATGCCCAAAAACATTGTCTAATCAAAAGAGTTCACCTTCAGTAGTTGCTGATCCACCGTGTATACTCTGTGAATTAATAATAGATCAACTGGAAAAAATGCTGAAAGACAATGAAACCACAAATGATATAAAGCATGCATTAGAAACAGTTTGTGTTATATTGCCCGACAGTATCGAGACTGATTGCaatgaatttattgaaaagtaCGGAGACCTTATTGTATCCTTGATGCGATCTTTGCCGCCAAAAGCAGTTTGCGAGAACATGCTGCTATGCTCACAAAACTCTTTGAGTAAACTTGCAGCCAAATCCGCTGGTCCTGAACCGTGTGTTTTTTGTGAAGTCATAACTAAAGAATTACAAAATCAGCTCAAGGACAAAAACACCACCGAGGAAATTGAGcatgtaatagaaaacatttGCAAGGTAATGCCCAAAAGCCTAACTACTAAGTGTGACAAGTTTATTGAGGAATACGGAAATGTCATAATTGCCTTGGCTCAGAGTGTACCACCAAAAGAAATCTGTCAAAATCTAGGTTTGTGCCCAGCTGGTGCTGGTTTTGGTGTTGGTGTCAAAAGACAACTAAATGAGCAGGTGATTGAATGTGGAGTTTGTCATGGAGCATCAATTCGCCTCGGGACTTACATCAATGAAAAACAGGGTAAGCTTTACAAATCCCAAAATATGATTGAAACCGTGTGCAATGATTTGCCCGCAAAATACTACAAAAAGTGTTCGGAGCTTTTGAAATACTATGGCGAAAGTATGAAAAACTTAATGAAACGTAAAACTCAGCCTAGCAAAGTATGTGCTAAGATTGGTAAATGTTTTGAGGACGAAAATTCGGGACTCTCATATGTTAAACTTCTTTAAATTGCATAGTCGGTGCGGGAGGTGATGAACACAATCCCTTCCGATCACCTTTCCGTGATGTGAGCGAGCTGTTGAATGAATAActagaaaacaacaaaagcgaatgaaacgttatctttataaatacatttataagtttttctcaGTTGCGAGTGTTATTACTTAaaccttcattttatttttctcttctttttcacctttataaaggatttttaataaataatcttctgaaaatattttaaataatttgtgtaaaaaaaaatatcaatttgtaaataaatagtACACAAGTTGAGTTGTATaggttgttgttttatttatttccttgtGTAAGGAAATTACTATTTTGTCTAGAAGCAATTGGCAATTGAATGGAAGGTTATTAGCTTGGAATCGAAAAAGAAAGTGTTTTTAGGTGTCTGTTTCTGTCTTAATACTTCAACTGGTGGCTCCTGAGCTTATTCCTGTGattgtttttctcaattaagttagtttccgaatgatgtttttttttgcttttcgtTGCTGGCCTGCATGATTAGCGGTTTCGTACTTCAACTGGTGGCTGTTGGTAGGCAGGCAATAAGCTTGCCAGGCCTCAGGCTGTAAGGAGTCTATCTGGAAGTAAAATCAACGGTTAATAAGTGTGATCTGAAGCTATAATCGGGTACTACTGGGGACAAGATCCCCTAGGTTCAATCGGTTCCGTGGCTCATTCAAACTGTTCGGCTTGGTTCAGCAAGTCTAAGAGGTAGGCCCATATTGGTAGAATCGTCGTGGGTATGGTTGCCAATTGCGGTATTAAATGGTGTTTTAAGAGATTTGTTTTCCACCTAAGCCCTTTTCTCTGGTCCTGATATACATAGTGTATGCAGGCTCACAGTGATATAATTCCTTAACGGAAGGCGATCGTGTTAAGTGCAGAAATCATTATCATGTGgcaaatggaaaatttttaaacatttaggattgttattaataaaccttacttacttactaacttaaggtggcgataaagtcctgtgtgaacttggGTCTCATCCAAAGAAGTTCTTCATCtagatcggtccctagctaggtatctccagtttcgcgctcgaagttgggtgaggtcactttctatatgtgtgcgccacctgatccgcggtcttcctcaactgcgctgtcctgtgggtgtggatttaaAACCTTTCCGGTCcggagtattggtttccatgcgctctacgtgacccagcgaTCTTAGTTATTAGACTTTTACCATTCTTaccgttccatcttctcctccactccccttcgatgcatacaggaccgtagatcacaagaACAACTCTtctctgcaccgtatagcagaacggggatgataatggtcttaaaatcgatacaaaaatacaatacaagcTCCTGAATATAAAGAATGTTATCTATTGCTGAATATCCTGGTCTAAATCCAACCTGGAACTCAGTAAATTTCCGGTCTCAATCCATCAATATCTTGTAAGATGCATTAGAAAAGGAAATCCCTCTGCACTTAGCTGCATCAAATAACGATCCTTTCTTTTGGATTAGAAATATAATAGCATCTCGAAATTCATCTGGAGACAGTTCTCCCtccaaaattttgtaaacacaatttttaaaatgtgttctttGAGCATGCCAGTCctatacttaaaaaattccacTGGAATACCATTCGAAACggctgcttttccatctttaagcgtCTCCAGGGTTTTTTCCAACTCGGTAAATGTAAATGCACAGTCCAGAGAGTCGACTACGAAGCTTTGAAGACTTGCCACTTTGCCGGTGTTATTTCAGGATTTAAAAGATTCTAATGGGAATGCATCAAATTTGAAGACAGTTTTGTGAGGATAGTAAAACGTTTTCCATTTAGCTCCCTAGCCAGTTTCCAAAAATCAGTGGAGTTTTTACAAGATGCTAAACGGACTGAACTTTAGGTACTTCGCAAACCTTTACTTTGACTTCATAGCACAAAAAGtactaaacaaattattgtctacacaacactcctcaggcaagctacaagtccttcacgatttttattttgtattgttaacaaatattagttacgttgttacgggcgatttcaatgtacacaattctttatggcttcaacattcgggccagtcaacaccagaaggagtgtgtgctgagatcttcgctgagttaaaccacctaactcagctcgtcaacgagcccactcgaatattgGACGTGGTAGTTCGagcatgcaaggggtcttgggttcaatccctgcctgtgccaccttaatttaaaaaaattaatttttgcgggtactgcctcttgcgaggaattgacaaatccttcaagagtaattcttgtcatgaaaaagtgctttctcaaaactagccgttcggattcggccttaaattgtaggtcccttccattcctgacaacattactcgcacacaggaatggttgagagttgtaagtcactaggccctggttcacaacggactgttgcgccaccccatttgatttgaggtcgagcagaaaacactcttgacttgtttcttacttctgaccctggtaagtacactattagtgttctatctcctataagcttattagggtcaagaaggtaagtttccgttgttttaaagccaatccaactgaagaaaaccggaataagttcaagcaagccaggaaggcctgcaacgcccatattcgacggaccaaatttttacatgaccataAATTACGGCAAAGAATACTGCAATGTACCAAAGGCATTAACaaattttggtcatttgtaaaaaatatgaggaattcttcctcttcgtcggttcctacgctccttgtgaatgacactccatttgttagctctttagagaaagcaaatctatttgctagacagttcgccgccaattcaacgctgccagtgagtgttatgaatCCGCCTGTACTTAAACGAGTTAAtaattctatggggcaaatgttttttcgcactcgtactgtagcgagagtcctaaaagatcttaacatacataaatctgctggtccggatggtatccccgctattgttctgaagaggtgttctttatcgctggcaaaaccactgcgtaagctttttaatttgtcctactcctcaggtctcgttccgagcggatggaaaactgcatttgtccagcctatttccaagaaaggcgaatcttcctcagcctctaattaccgactgattgcacttacgtccctcccttccaaggtcatggaaacgctgattaattatcagctcaagaaatatctcgaagatcgaaagcttcttaatgaccgacaatacggctttcgtagcaataggtctactggtgatcttatggttcatctaaccgaacagtggagccaatctttaagattattgcacttgatatatcaaaagcatttgatagggtttggcatcaggctctcttatcgaaaatgcgtgctttcggttttcatgaatccctgatgcttcattggattagtaattatctttcgaatcgttcaatacaagttgtattggatggattcaagtctgaaaaccacaaaataaatgctggtgtgtcccagggctctgttctatctccaacactctttctcatttttattaatgatctcctgtctgccacatctaatccaatacattgtttcgctgacgatagtactcttagctttttatatttgttttcagattcacacccctcttcttcggatgtggaactgcaactacaaaatatgataaatcaaatcaaatggggtggcgcaacagtccgttgtgaaccagggcctagtggcttacaactctcaaccattccgagtactgttgtcaggaatggaagggaccttcaattttaggccgaatccgaacggctagtttgggaaagcactttttcatgacaagaattactcttgaaggatttgtcaattcctcgcaagaggcagtacccgcgaaaattaatttttttaaattaaggtggcacaggcagggattgaacccaagaccccttgcatgacagtccaacgcactaaccatcatgccacgggtactacatgtTCCATCGCCAGGTGAAAATTATAGTCACAATAATACTGGCTGCCTCTATTCTAACAACTCTTCATACTTTAAGGAAATAATAGGTCCGTTCGTGTACCCTCCTAAAACAGTCCAATTTTACGTACTCACgggagagtaaaatatttccccaacctacgaattttagcccaagaaatttctttggattGATTTGTGAATTTGacagaaattcaaataaattaaataaaattgctcgcttttgctgtcacttataaaattaaaaattcgtttgccaaagaacagcaacaagattgcaatttttaagtaaaaacaatgGGCCAGCAAtacttagcttttcatattcgttttcagattcacacccctcttcttcggatgtggaactgcaactacaaaatatgataagctcattaaattccgacttaaacagcattgtacaatggggaataagaaaccgcgtggaatttaatacttcgaaaacgCAATACATAAATGGCACTTTCATCGAGGAAACTGatcatctcgatattctcggtatgtgttccaccaaccaccttttgcggaacgatcacatacgcaatgtcgccaaaaatgccgcaagatgtttgggttttctaaggcgatgcaagaagtttttctctccCTCTGATCTatctgttatttacaagacttatatacgtccaaagcttgagtataactcccatatctgggctggtgctcccgcaacttacttaagcctattggatagtattgaacgtaaagCATTTAGATTGGTTGGTGATATTactatcataagatcatttacgtcacttgaacatcgccgaaatgtttcttgtctcaccctcttttaccgttattttaatggtttatgctctagagaaatagccagctgcattcctctcctttaacagttcaaccgtaatactcgcgcttctaggaatgctcatcaatataccctcgagcccaacttcggtcgtactgtcaagtacagagattcgttctttagccgtactatgcgaatgcggaatgccttgccacactctgtcttccccagctattgcaatattcaggaattcaaaaccaatgtgcaccgacacctcctttcaacccctctctcctttTTCTactgctcacactgtgtctacataataagggtagttatccctttgagtgtgcgcttattataaaaagaaagaagttgTGTAGACAATAAATGAATCATAgagcaataaagttcagctttcagttgaattaaaaaaaacatcaccaattgtcattttgacagaagtagacttgacttgatagtcaGGGAGATTTtccttgactaactttccattaaagttgccaattctaaaaaaactaatttccaATTAAGGAAGATAGTTTTTTGGCAGCTGCCAAtcagaaacttgcctaactttcaagtcccttatgttatcTGAACCCGCAGAATATTTgtactaataaaacaaaaaaaatacagctAGGAGCAACTAATTAGAAACGAAATCccaatgaatgaaaatgaaaaatctaactgttttgttttttttttttttaaattatttcaatgttaGTTTCTTGTATACTTAGCTGTTGACTTCTAGACTGATAGGTTGTGTGATATTTTGGTGTTTAtacgaaagaaaacaacaaaattgtattttttttcctaaattgcAGAGAGTAGCTAATTAGAAACATCTTGCAGCAAAGCTTTATTCTCAGAAAttggtatttgttttaatatataaacatCAAATTTTGGTAGGtatcaattaataaataatatgtaatTGAAAATAGAACTTTAAATTCACCGTAAGAAATAGGAAAAACAGCGACATGTACTCCAGCCACTCGAAAAGCTATTTTGGAGCTAAGAAAGTTAAATTTgtcatacaaacaaatttctgaTAGATTGAACTGTTccaaaaagaaagtttttaatgccttgaaacattttgaaatgcaTAACACCTGCGAAAATGTGCCACGAAAAACTTCAGTTCGTGATGATAGAAAAATCATCAGACTTTCAAAAGCTGACCCCAAAAAAAGTGCAAGAGTTATCCAGCGCGACGTTTTTAATAGATTCACCAGTTTCAGTCTGGACCATAAGAAGGCGATTGGTCGAAGCTGGCTTGCATGGTCGAGTTGCACGCAAGAAACCAATGGTTACCAAAAGGCAAAAGCGGCTTGAGTTTGCTCGACATCACTTATCGTATCCAAAAGAACAATGGAAATTCATCCCCTGGTCCGacgaaaccaaaataaatagaatCGGTCCCGATGGCAGAAGATTTGTACGGCGGCCAAAATGAAGACAATTCGATCCAAAGTACACATCCGCGGTTGTGAAACATGGTGGAGGATCTATCAACGTATGGGGATGCTTCTCATGGAATGGCGTTGGGCCAATCCATCGAATTGATGGCATCctcacaaaagaaaaatacgtGGACATATTGCGGGATGTGATGTTACCATGGGCAGAGGAAAATTTACCTGTGATTTGAAAGTTTCAGCAGGATAATGATCCAAAAGACACTGCCAAGTATACCAAGAAGTTCTTTGAAGATAATTCCATCAATGTTCTAGACTGGGCATCCTCCAGTGCTGACCTTAATCCCATAGAACACCTAAGGGGGGATGTCAAGAACTCAATAAGTgcacttaaaatttcaaatatggaTGCGTTATTTGAAGAAGTAAAAAAATCATGGTTCTCTATACCAGTTGAAAGGTGTAGGGCATTAATATCGTCCATGCCAAATCGCTGCAAGGCAGTTTTGATGCAAAAAGGTTTTCCAACAAAGTACTAACCAAACtccattttttaagaattttaagttttgtttttttctttttttattattattatttgtttactttcatTATCGTTTCTAATTTGTTGCTCTCCTGAAATTgtgtctttaatttaaaaataaaaataataacttcgatttttttttgttttttgatttcgaccttaaatatttgtaaatattaatagtcaacataaaaaaataaatatatacaaattgttaaagtaaatacaaaattacgaaaaatataaaatttgtagaGGATTACTatcgtttctaattagttgCTCGTAGCTGTATACACTTCTACGTGGAAaatcattatatttttgtagtgaaCAACTTCAAAATGGCTCAGGATCATTTGCAGCACTTCATTATCAGGTAGTATGAAGAAAATCTCTACTTATCTAGTATGTTGATAGGATTAAGCTATAATCTCATAAGTGTGCCGAAAAATATCATTAAGCAGTAAGCaccctttttaaacaaaaagtttgtatttttccaataatagggacatattaataaaacataatttattagtgtataatttattacatttatacAGTACAAATTCaagaaacaatcaatttaacataacattgtaaatttttaaatcaataataaaaatttcacttctatataataatattattattatttacttatcacaactaagatatttaaaaaaaaaactttattttgtttcttccgaataaaaaaagaagatattgctaATGTCTCGAGTTTAAATTCATGCgatcattttcatatttaaatgcatttttaatattatggaTATATGTACTAAATCTTATCTTAATTTATACGAGAATGgaacttattgttttttttttataaaatttatatttacaaatattacacatttaaaataatataattaaattatacaattgtattttatggtttgtaaatttttcaaagaacaCTATGGattgtttaactatttttataagataaaattattcttttgattATGCGACTCTTGTTAACAGcggttaaataatttaaattcaaaatattacctAATACACTAAGGGCGACGAATCCAACGTATTAATTGACTGTTATTGGTGCTATGAAATCTatataatgtttaaatattagattttaataaattgcttaaaactatatatgtatgtacgttgtAACTTTATATTACCTAAAAAATGTGttatatcaacaaataaaatttaagaaaacaaaacttgatcaatgatatatttttaacataaaaagtcATTATTGTTTTGGATTTCATGGTATTTCTGATCTTTGACTGTATAATAGattatattgtttaaattattaatttgttagtACAAACATTGTTATATACAGTTTTATAGGAACTTCATTTTGAAGTGCTTTTGCTTTCTATATATGAAATAACTCAATTTCTATTTTCACCAATTTACAATACATTTAGCGGTATATAATGTAGGTTTGTAAATACAATACCGCGAGTATAGTATACTTGGATTATTGCTTTAAGATTTATGTATATTGAGTTACGATTTACTTGTATAagacatttttgtattacttgTAGTGCAATATAGTATTTTTATCAGATTTGGTTACAAAACGCCCTCagaaaattataagtttttttaaacaattacaaTATTTATGTTGAAGGATTATAACAAACTTAATTGTGCTTAATATTGTGGTTTTATTGCTATTTATGTATGGCCTCATAACATCTgctccaaaatttgtattacttcAATTGTTTATGATTACCATTGTTGATTCTCCATTTGTTGTTGGGCGTAAGCGTTTATTTTCGCTTGGATAGGTGGCGCTGGTGCTCTTTGTTTCCGTGATGGTGGTGGTTCTGATGGTGCTGATGGTACTGGTGGTGCTAAACGtacattatataaatttaattaggaacaggattgtttttttgtaaagtgccattttcgatttttttaaatataaaacggAATATTTTTGAGGtaaaaataaatgcaacttGCAGACAATAAAAACATACTACtaacaaaatgcaaaaaaaactaaaaataatgagcaaatatttaaaaaattgtaacgaCTTTGTGAATtctgtaaatttatttaaacagttTGAAAGATTTGGCTGAATGAAACTGTGTCAACCCGAAAT
It encodes:
- the LOC129954113 gene encoding uncharacterized protein LOC129954113 produces the protein MKSQQFALLLIVIGSVCVTSALQSSSNDVNQCTRGPAHWCQNISTAKQCNAMRHCIQTVWEMQDVPEDNDSICQICLDMVKQARDQLQSNETQNDLKAVFEGSCRLMLIKPIERECIKLADDFIPELIEALASQMNPQVVCSVAGLCNNANIDKMLLDSANAVKTLAPAIATTPELAPTTTQRPDNYKQRALSCEECGYVSSIISTKFKITSRDDILESLLNWCGHAGSFSDACANIVLTYFKTFYEYLGENFDANGICHLSGTCVAKYHQHPEDVHIQNWSSVGVLSSKDDIPCELCQQLVHHLQEVLTANTTELEFKQVMEGLCKQTKGFKAECLSIVDQYYDQIYHMLVTNLDANGACFLIGVCPKGSAGGFLSQKSLMPLIPYIEPAKINVKISKIDKSNYPVYTKEEVNSMQLPIELTVQKIPTNQVQGNAELCTMCEYFMHFLQETLATPATDEKIKDAVVHLCDRFPTSVRGNCHNFVEMYGDAVIALMIQGFDPREICPRFDLCPKKSETNPALSTPTQQPQVETNKSTCPLCLFAVQQAQELIRDNKSKQNIKTVLDNLCSHLSGKVKNECVDFVETYSNELVDMLITDFTPQQICVYIKLCTSDTKSLDWANINIADEELIDDLFSKEDLSSEIEGENTFSPECLLCEKVISEAEKKMGPAKTKDEIEKELYKACGKLKKLADKCHKYIDEYGDKIAALILMEMTPKQICKELGYCSWKDMASEEVQNQSNTKTTTDDSKVDPSQCVFCEFAIKKLEDRLKDKKTEDEIKHEVENICKIMPKSLTANCDQFIEKYGDLVIALLQTVPPKEICQQLELCPKTLSNQKSSPSVVADPPCILCELIIDQLEKMLKDNETTNDIKHALETVCVILPDSIETDCNEFIEKYGDLIVSLMRSLPPKAVCENMLLCSQNSLSKLAAKSAGPEPCVFCEVITKELQNQLKDKNTTEEIEHVIENICKVMPKSLTTKCDKFIEEYGNVIIALAQSVPPKEICQNLGLCPAGAGFGVGVKRQLNEQVIECGVCHGASIRLGTYINEKQGKLYKSQNMIETVCNDLPAKYYKKCSELLKYYGESMKNLMKRKTQPSKVCAKIGKCFEDENSGLSYVKLL